Proteins encoded in a region of the Suncus etruscus isolate mSunEtr1 chromosome 1, mSunEtr1.pri.cur, whole genome shotgun sequence genome:
- the EMC6 gene encoding ER membrane protein complex subunit 6 encodes MAAVAAKREGPPFISEPAVRGNAAVLDYCRTSVSALSGATAGILGLTGLYGFIFYLLASVLLSLLLILKAGRRWNKYFKSRRPLFTGGLVGGLFTYVLFWTFLYGMVHVY; translated from the coding sequence ATGGCCGCGGTGGCGGCGAAGCGCGAAGGGCCCCCGTTCATCAGCGAGCCGGCCGTGCGGGGCAACGCCGCAGTCCTGGACTACTGCCGCACCTCCGTGTCGGCGCTGTCGGGCGCCACGGCCGGCATCCTGGGCCTCACGGGCCTGTACGGCTTCATCTTCTACCTGCTCGCGTCCGTCCTGCTCTCGCTGCTGCTCATCCTCAAGGCGGGGAGGCGCTGGAACAAGTACTTCAAGTCCCGCCGGCCGCTCTTCACCGGCGGGCTCGTGGGCGGCCTCTTCACCTACGTCCTCTTCTGGACCTTCCTCTACGGCATGGTGCACGTCTACTGA
- the TAX1BP3 gene encoding tax1-binding protein 3 codes for MSYIPGQPVTAVVQRVEIHKLRQGENLILGFSIGGGIDQDPSQNPFSEDKTDKGIYVTRVSEGGPAEVAGLQIGDKIMQVNGWDMTMVTHDQARKRLTKRSEEVVRLLVTRQSLQKAVQQSMLS; via the exons ATGTCCTACATCCCGGGCCAGCCTGTCACCGCCGTGGTG CAAAGAGTTGAAATTCACAAATTGCGCCAAGGTGAGAACCTGATCCTGGGCTTCAGCATTGGAGGTGGAATTGATCAGGATCCCTCCCAGAATCCTTTCTCAGAAGATAAGACTGACAAG GGCATTTATGTCACACGGGTGTCTGAAGGTGGCCCGGCTGAAGTTGCTGGACTGCAGATTGGAGACAAGATCATGCAG GTGAACGGCTGGGACATGACCATGGTCACACACGATCAGGCCCGGAAGAGGCTCACCAAGCGCTCGGAGGAGGTGGTGCGCCTGCTGGTGACGCGGCAGTCGCTGCAGAAGGCCGTGCAGCAGTCCATGCTCTCCTAG
- the P2RX5 gene encoding P2X purinoceptor 5, producing MGQRVAKQAWSLFDYTTEKYVVTRNRKVGLIYRLLQLGVLLYTLGWVLLVKKGYQETDTYLQSSVITKVKGVVFTNTSELGARLWDIVDFVIPPQGENMFFITTNLIVTPGQRQETCAESSSIEEAMCNEDSDCPPGEPVLTGHGVRTGRCLHTKNMTEGTCEIFGWCPLESECVPEEPLLSNAENATIYIKNYIHFPKFNFSKSNVLNTQDTRYLRTCHFTPENPYCPIFRLGSLVSWTGNNFNELAVKGGVIGIEIQWDCDLDKGPSKCNPHYYFSRLDKAIPETTVSTGYSFRYARYYRDEAGVEFRTLMKAYGIRFHVVVSGKAGKFNIVPTVISVGSGLAILGAASFFCDLILMYLIKRGHFYRDQKYEKIRLQDKKSMKGREAVKSAEQPGIQNQHDGEKKLLGLSSKGQLDSSPEHDELHNQPATLDVSSSVIQPQDSLSVFLDHTESSTTL from the exons ATGGGGCAGAGGGTCGCCAAACAGGCGTGGTCTCTGTTCGACTACACCACGGAGAAGTACGTAGTCACCAGGAACAGGAAGGTGGGCCTCATCTACCGGCTCCTGCAGCTCGGCGTCCTGCTCTATACCTTGGG TTGGGTCCTCCTGGTGAAGAAGGGTTACCAGGAAACCGACACCTACCTGCAGAGCAGCGTCATCACCAAAGTCAAGGGTGTGGTTTTCACCAACACATCAGAGCTTGGGGCTCGGCTCTGGGATATTGTGGACTTCGTCATCCCACCTCAG GGAGAGAACATGTTCTTCATCACCACCAATCTCATCGTGACCCCTGGCCAGCGGCAAGAAACTTGTGCTGAG AGTTCAAGCATTGAGGAAGCTATGTGTAATGAAGACAGTGACTGCCCTCCTGGGGAGCCTGTTCTGACTGGTCATG GAGTAAGGACTGGCCGCTGTCTGCACACAAAGAACATGACTGAAGGCACTTGTGAGATCTTCGGCTGGTGCCCACTGGAGTCAGAGTGTGTACCAGA GGAGccactcctgagcaatgctgaaaaCGCCACCATTTACATAAAGAACTACATTCATTTTCCCAAATTCAACTTTTCCAA GAGCAATGTGTTGAATACCCAGGACACACGATACTTGAGGACCTGTCACTTTACTCCCGAGAACCCCTACTGTCCCATCTTCCGGCTGGGGTCTCTGGTCAGCTGGACAGGGAACAACTTCAATGAGTTAGCAGTGAAG GGTGGTGTGATAGGAATTGAGATTCAGTGGGACTGTGACCTTGATAAGGGACCTTCTAAATGCAACCCTCACTATTATTTTAGCCGCCTGGATAAGGCTATTCCAGAAACCACTGTCTCCACTGGATATAGCTTCAG GTACGCCAGGTACTACCGTGATGAAGCTGGGGTGGAGTTCCGTACCCTGATGAAAGCCTATGGAATTCGTTTTCATGTGGTTGTGAGTGGCAAG GCAGGGAAGTTCAACATTGTTCCCACAGTCATCAGCGTGGGCTCTGGACTGGCCATCTTGGGTGCT GCGTCTTTCTTCTGTGACCTGATACTCATGTACTTAATCAAGAGAGGCCACTTTTATCGTGACCAGAAGTACGAGAAAATAAG GTTGCAAGATAAAAAGTCCATGAAGGGGAGAGAAGCTGTCAAGTCCGCAGAGCAGCCCGGGATACAGAACCAACATGATGGAGAGAAGAAGCTACTAGGCCTGTCAAGTAAAGGGCAGCTGGACAGCAGTCCTGAGCATGATGAACTTCACAATCAGCCTGCAACTTTGGATGTTAGCTCCAGTGTGATACAGCCACAAGACAGTCTGTCAGTGTTCCTGGACCACACAGAATCTTCCACAACACTCTGA